The Fragaria vesca subsp. vesca linkage group LG2, FraVesHawaii_1.0, whole genome shotgun sequence genome includes a window with the following:
- the LOC101313674 gene encoding monoglyceride lipase-like: MIKHQLNFETLQKIKSSREFRPECCSPTKRKKSIEVMAPQVRLPGVDDKLQKLLDTNMDEAPARRRVREAFKDIQLKIDHILFKTPTDGLKMKESYEVNSRGLEIFSKSWLPETSQPKAILCYCHGYGDTCTFFFEGIARKLASFGYGVFAMDYPGFGLSEGLHCYIPSFERLVDDVIEHFSKVKTQPEFSTLPSFLFGQSMGGAVALKIHLKQPSGWNGAILVAPMCRIADDMAPPWLLAQVLIGVAKFLPKQKLVPQKNLAEAAFKDLKKRELTAYNVIAYRDNPRLQTAVEMLHTTQEIESRLEEVSLPLLILHGEDDIVTDPSVSKALYEKASSSNKKLILYEDAYHSLLEGEPDEMIVQVFNDIISWLNEHSTKYTAS; this comes from the coding sequence ATGATTAAACACCAACTGAATTTCGAAACCCTCCAAAAAATAAAGAGTTCTAGGGAGTTCAGGCCCGAGTGTTGTTCCCCAACAAAGAGAAAGAAGAGCATAGAAGTAATGGCACCCCAAGTTAGGTTGCCAGGTGTTGATGATAAATTGCAGAAGCTTCTGGATACTAACATGGATGAAGCTCCGGCCAGAAGGAGAGTTCGTGAAGCTTTTAAGGACATTCAGCTTAAAATTGATCATATATTATTCAAGACACCAACTGATGGACTTAAAATGAAAGAGTCATATGAAGTGAACTCCAGGGGATTGGAGATCTTCTCCAAGAGTTGGCTTCCAGAGACATCTCAGCCCAAAGCAATACTTTGTTACTGTCATGGTTATGGGGATACTTGCACGTTTTTCTTTGAAGGAATCGCAAGGAAGTTGGCATCATTTGGCTATGGAGTTTTTGCAATGGACTACCCTGGATTTGGTCTTTCAGAAGGTCTGCATTGTTATATTCCTAGCTTTGAAAGGCTCGTAGATGATGTCATTGAGCATTTTTCTAAAGTCAAAACGCAACCTGAGTTCAGTACTCTCCCAAGCTTTCTTTTCGGGCAGTCCATGGGCGGAGCTGTAGCTCTTAAGATTCACCTAAAACAACCTAGTGGATGGAATGGTGCCATCCTAGTTGCACCTATGTGCAGAATTGCAGATGACATGGCCCCGCCATGGCTACTAGCACAAGTCCTAATTGGTGTTGCGAAATTCCTTCCAAAGCAGAAGTTGGTTCCACAAAAGAATCTGGCTGAGGCAGCCTTTAAAGACTTGAAGAAACGGGAACTGACGGCCTACAATGTTATTGCTTACAGGGATAACCCACGCCTGCAGACTGCTGTAGAAATGCTCCATACAACCCAAGAGATAGAAAGCCGATTAGAAGAAGTCTCTCTTCCATTATTAATCCTTCATGGAGAAGATGATATTGTGACTGATCCATCTGTAAGTAAAGCGCTCTACGAGAAAGCAAGCAGTTCTAACAAGAAGCTAATCCTGTACGAGGATGCATATCATTCCCTTCTGGAGGGTGAGCCGGATGAAATGATAGTTCAAGTTTTCAATGACATCATATCATGGCTCAATGAACACAGCACAAAGTATACAGCCAGTTAG